One genomic region from Chrysemys picta bellii isolate R12L10 chromosome 16, ASM1138683v2, whole genome shotgun sequence encodes:
- the RBM7 gene encoding RNA-binding protein 7 isoform X2, whose translation MGAAAAEANRTLFVGNLDPRVTEELIFELFHQAGPVIKVKIPKDRDGKPKQFAFVNFKHEESVPYGMSLLNGIKLFGRPIKIQFRSGSSHASQDGNSSYSQHGTANTSPSSTPHSTPNSNRYDRSTDNTLATGFTSVQMLQRSFSSPDNLQRQVMNSGTWQQSQYSGKYGSPHSDQSTYTSPGQQQSHSFNQSSGSQMQRRPDGSSAQRKNRLNSHPYHMDSRHFNREQRFGDYGSDHHYRGNRDEYSYEDRSPHDPGSDHYSRGNRDEYSYEDRSPHDPGSDHYSRGNRDEYCYEDRSHDGWSHDYNRRENYRDGKWRPSRH comes from the exons ATGGGCGCGGCGGCGGCCGAGGCCAACCGGACcctgttcgtggggaacctggacCCCCGGGTCACCGAGGAGCTGATCTTCGAGCTCTTCCACCAG GCAGGTCCAGTAATTAAAGTTAAAATACCTAAGGATAGAGATGGTAAACCAAAGCAATTTGCATTTGTGAATTTCAAACATGAAGAATCTGTCCCTTATGGAATGAGTCTGCTTAATGGGATCAAACTTTTTGGAAGGCCCATCAAAATTCAGTTCCGATCAG GGAGTAGTCATGCATCTCAAGATGGCAATTCATCTTATTCCCAGCATGGAACTGCTAATACAAGTCCTTCCAGCACACCACATTCAACACCAAATTCCAACAG ATATGATAGGAGCACAGATAACACGTTAGCAACAGGATTCACATCCGTGCAGATGCTGCAGAGGTCTTTCTCATCTCCTGATAACCTTCAGAGACAAGTG atgaATAGTGGTACATGGCAGCAGTCACAATACAGTGGGAAGTATGGTTCTCCGCATTCAGATCAGTCCACTTATACCTCACCGGGGCAGCAGCAGAGTCATTCATTTAATCAGTCTTCAGGCTCACAAATGCAGCGTCGTCCAGATGGCTCATCAGCACAGCGCAAGAACAGGCTGAACTCCCATCCTTATCATATGGACAGCAGACATTTTAACCGTGAGCAGCGTTTTGGAGACTACGGATCTGATCATCATTACAGGGGGAACAGAGATGAGTACAGCTATGAAGACAGGAGTCCTCATGACCCTGGATCTGATCACTACTCCAGGGGGAACAGAGATGAGTACAGCTATGAAGACAGGAGTCCTCATGACCCTGGATCTGATCACTActccagagggaacagggatGAGTACTGCTATGAAGACAGGAGCCACGATGGCTGGAGCCATGACTATAACCGAAGAGAGAACTACAGAGATGGCAAATGGCGCCCATCCCGGCATTAG
- the RBM7 gene encoding RNA-binding protein 7 isoform X1 — protein MGAAAAEANRTLFVGNLDPRVTEELIFELFHQAGPVIKVKIPKDRDGKPKQFAFVNFKHEESVPYGMSLLNGIKLFGRPIKIQFRSGSSHASQDGNSSYSQHGTANTSPSSTPHSTPNSNSRYDRSTDNTLATGFTSVQMLQRSFSSPDNLQRQVMNSGTWQQSQYSGKYGSPHSDQSTYTSPGQQQSHSFNQSSGSQMQRRPDGSSAQRKNRLNSHPYHMDSRHFNREQRFGDYGSDHHYRGNRDEYSYEDRSPHDPGSDHYSRGNRDEYSYEDRSPHDPGSDHYSRGNRDEYCYEDRSHDGWSHDYNRRENYRDGKWRPSRH, from the exons ATGGGCGCGGCGGCGGCCGAGGCCAACCGGACcctgttcgtggggaacctggacCCCCGGGTCACCGAGGAGCTGATCTTCGAGCTCTTCCACCAG GCAGGTCCAGTAATTAAAGTTAAAATACCTAAGGATAGAGATGGTAAACCAAAGCAATTTGCATTTGTGAATTTCAAACATGAAGAATCTGTCCCTTATGGAATGAGTCTGCTTAATGGGATCAAACTTTTTGGAAGGCCCATCAAAATTCAGTTCCGATCAG GGAGTAGTCATGCATCTCAAGATGGCAATTCATCTTATTCCCAGCATGGAACTGCTAATACAAGTCCTTCCAGCACACCACATTCAACACCAAATTCCAACAG CAGATATGATAGGAGCACAGATAACACGTTAGCAACAGGATTCACATCCGTGCAGATGCTGCAGAGGTCTTTCTCATCTCCTGATAACCTTCAGAGACAAGTG atgaATAGTGGTACATGGCAGCAGTCACAATACAGTGGGAAGTATGGTTCTCCGCATTCAGATCAGTCCACTTATACCTCACCGGGGCAGCAGCAGAGTCATTCATTTAATCAGTCTTCAGGCTCACAAATGCAGCGTCGTCCAGATGGCTCATCAGCACAGCGCAAGAACAGGCTGAACTCCCATCCTTATCATATGGACAGCAGACATTTTAACCGTGAGCAGCGTTTTGGAGACTACGGATCTGATCATCATTACAGGGGGAACAGAGATGAGTACAGCTATGAAGACAGGAGTCCTCATGACCCTGGATCTGATCACTACTCCAGGGGGAACAGAGATGAGTACAGCTATGAAGACAGGAGTCCTCATGACCCTGGATCTGATCACTActccagagggaacagggatGAGTACTGCTATGAAGACAGGAGCCACGATGGCTGGAGCCATGACTATAACCGAAGAGAGAACTACAGAGATGGCAAATGGCGCCCATCCCGGCATTAG